The following coding sequences are from one Lujinxingia litoralis window:
- a CDS encoding FKBP-type peptidyl-prolyl cis-trans isomerase, giving the protein MLRRLTVWMPLLLIFLLACDSPQPAETTDNSAEAEAPQAEETPEAEAPEAEKAPEAEAPEANEDPLAAPADVAAPPADAEVTSSGLASKVLKPGSGTTHPTATSTVKAHYTGWTTDGKMFDSSVKRGQPLTMPLDRVIAGWTEGVQLMVEGEKRRFWIPQDLAYRGAPGAPAGMLVFDVELIEIVK; this is encoded by the coding sequence ATGTTGCGACGCCTCACTGTGTGGATGCCCCTGCTTCTGATCTTCCTGCTGGCCTGCGATTCGCCCCAGCCCGCCGAAACCACCGACAACTCCGCCGAAGCCGAAGCGCCCCAGGCCGAAGAGACCCCCGAAGCCGAAGCCCCCGAAGCTGAAAAGGCCCCCGAAGCCGAAGCTCCCGAAGCCAACGAAGATCCCCTGGCCGCTCCGGCCGACGTCGCCGCTCCCCCGGCGGACGCCGAGGTCACCTCCAGCGGACTCGCCAGTAAGGTCCTCAAGCCCGGCTCCGGCACCACCCACCCCACGGCCACCTCCACCGTCAAAGCGCACTACACCGGGTGGACCACCGACGGCAAAATGTTCGACAGCTCCGTGAAGCGCGGTCAGCCCCTGACCATGCCCCTGGATCGCGTCATCGCCGGCTGGACCGAAGGCGTCCAGCTGATGGTCGAGGGCGAAAAACGCCGCTTCTGGATCCCCCAGGACCTGGCCTACCGCGGCGCCCCGGGGGCCCCGGCCGGGATGCTCGTCTTCGACGTGGAGCTCATTGAGATCGTCAAGTAA
- a CDS encoding serine/threonine-protein kinase gives MGPEEQVFVAGDVIAGRYRIEEELGRGAYGVVFRAIQLGIGRAVALKTLLPGVGEETQERQRFEREALLISRLNHPNIITLFDYGEHEGVRFMVMEYVEGQSLGELIRERGRLSPPAARRIIDQMLDALHVAHARGVVHRDLKPENIRIVAGESMDGAGVEVVKILDFGIAKIVQPVAEVPSLLDRLTESGKAMGTPQYMSPENITGDPVTHKADLYAVGLILYEMLVGQAAFAGKTPREVMVSHVRDDAPVLPDEEGFAAFGRAMAAALIKQPDDRVASARAMRVILEEDGAGRATGGGPVMVPETSSMTRALVAVALAVAVVVVLMALVVLGGGLGPGEESPASRELAVPAPGEEVAVAAPDEDLEPRPRASELVFVESVEEAAGAEEASEAVRPELPAEPRREQEEPAGLEAEPPVAVGASSKAQEAPVAPDDYHGAGRARLARPAAVEVAMQVNSVPPGARVSADGQPLGTTPLRWNVSGQETPVRLKFSMIGYRDTEVEVQPGAEDEVSVRMQRARLKLVE, from the coding sequence ATGGGGCCAGAAGAACAGGTGTTTGTGGCCGGCGACGTGATCGCGGGCCGCTACCGTATTGAAGAAGAGTTGGGGCGGGGAGCCTACGGGGTGGTGTTTCGGGCCATTCAGTTGGGGATTGGTCGGGCGGTGGCGCTGAAGACGCTCTTGCCCGGCGTTGGCGAGGAAACCCAGGAGCGGCAGCGCTTTGAGCGCGAGGCCCTGTTGATCAGTCGACTCAATCATCCCAACATCATCACGCTCTTTGACTATGGCGAGCACGAAGGAGTGCGCTTTATGGTCATGGAGTACGTGGAGGGGCAGAGTCTGGGGGAGCTGATCCGGGAGCGCGGACGGTTAAGTCCGCCGGCGGCGCGGCGTATCATCGATCAGATGCTCGATGCGTTGCATGTGGCCCATGCCCGCGGCGTGGTTCACCGCGACTTAAAGCCCGAGAACATTCGCATCGTCGCGGGCGAGTCGATGGACGGTGCGGGGGTGGAGGTGGTCAAGATCCTGGATTTCGGGATTGCCAAGATCGTGCAGCCGGTGGCCGAGGTGCCCTCGTTGCTCGATCGGCTTACCGAGTCGGGCAAGGCGATGGGCACGCCCCAGTACATGAGTCCGGAGAACATCACCGGCGATCCGGTCACACATAAAGCCGATCTCTACGCGGTGGGGCTGATTCTCTACGAGATGCTGGTCGGGCAGGCGGCGTTTGCGGGCAAGACGCCCCGCGAGGTGATGGTCTCGCATGTGCGCGACGACGCTCCGGTGTTGCCCGATGAGGAAGGGTTTGCCGCGTTTGGTCGGGCGATGGCCGCGGCGTTGATCAAGCAGCCCGATGATCGGGTGGCTTCGGCGCGCGCGATGCGAGTGATTCTGGAGGAGGACGGCGCGGGGCGTGCGACGGGGGGGGGGCCGGTGATGGTGCCCGAGACGTCTTCGATGACGCGGGCGCTGGTTGCGGTGGCGCTGGCGGTGGCTGTGGTCGTGGTGTTGATGGCGCTGGTGGTGCTGGGGGGCGGGCTGGGGCCGGGCGAAGAGTCGCCGGCGTCTCGGGAGCTTGCTGTGCCAGCGCCGGGCGAGGAGGTTGCCGTGGCAGCTCCCGACGAGGATTTGGAGCCGCGGCCCCGGGCTTCGGAGTTGGTGTTTGTCGAAAGCGTGGAAGAGGCCGCGGGGGCCGAAGAGGCGTCTGAGGCCGTGAGGCCGGAGCTCCCGGCGGAGCCCCGTCGCGAGCAGGAGGAGCCGGCGGGGCTGGAGGCTGAGCCGCCGGTAGCGGTCGGGGCGTCGTCGAAGGCACAGGAGGCCCCGGTTGCTCCCGACGACTACCACGGTGCCGGCCGCGCCCGGCTGGCCCGGCCAGCAGCGGTCGAGGTTGCGATGCAGGTGAACTCGGTGCCGCCGGGAGCCCGGGTGTCTGCCGATGGCCAGCCGCTGGGCACCACGCCCTTGCGCTGGAATGTGTCCGGGCAGGAGACGCCGGTGCGATTGAAGTTTTCGATGATCGGCTATCGCGATACCGAGGTTGAGGTACAGCCCGGGGCCGAGGACGAGGTGTCGGTGCGGATGCAGCGTGCTCGCCTGAAACTCGTGGAGTAA
- a CDS encoding DUF427 domain-containing protein, whose translation MSLHTSPSQESIWEYPTPPALEPNRRHIRVLVGRTAVADSTRTLRLVHTGHPPHYYIPPEDVRLDLLQSSSHCSFCEWKGVATYFDLRLGSTLIEAAAWTYLRPPRNFQALRDYIAFFPHKVDRCLVDHMSVSPEAQPERGGWITPDLVGPFR comes from the coding sequence ATGAGCCTGCACACATCCCCTTCTCAGGAATCGATCTGGGAGTACCCCACCCCGCCGGCCTTAGAGCCCAATCGGCGCCATATCCGTGTCCTGGTGGGCCGCACCGCCGTCGCTGACTCCACCCGCACGCTTCGCCTGGTACACACCGGCCACCCGCCCCATTACTACATCCCCCCCGAAGACGTGCGCCTCGACCTTCTCCAATCATCCTCCCACTGCAGCTTCTGCGAGTGGAAGGGCGTGGCCACCTATTTCGATCTTCGCCTGGGCTCCACCCTCATCGAAGCCGCGGCCTGGACCTACCTGCGCCCCCCCCGCAACTTCCAGGCGCTTCGCGACTACATCGCGTTCTTCCCCCACAAGGTCGACCGTTGCCTGGTCGACCACATGAGCGTCTCTCCCGAAGCCCAACCCGAACGCGGCGGCTGGATCACCCCCGACCTCGTCGGCCCCTTTCGCTGA
- a CDS encoding tetratricopeptide repeat protein, which produces MRARRGMVAALLTVTLAASPAQAQASGGDPHDAAQRAEVHYQMAMRLFNQGRYREAVEEFDQALVLLDDPIFWCNRAVPLMKLDEMDAARESLASCRDGLPAGSEDRAQVDAQLAALTVAVRQVRARARELASWEKMPLPVVAPRVEEVEGMSGRSVAGWSVAGAGVALVGAAWIIDLRSAGVVETFQQASAQGGSRERYDALRSEVALRQRVVWSLAGVGAAAALVGTGLLTWDVLADDAEPGSGVRLAVEPVGGAGVVGVGVRLSR; this is translated from the coding sequence ATGAGAGCTCGCCGGGGGATGGTGGCCGCGCTGCTGACGGTGACGCTGGCGGCGTCACCGGCCCAGGCGCAGGCTTCGGGGGGCGACCCGCACGATGCCGCCCAACGGGCGGAAGTGCATTATCAGATGGCGATGCGTCTCTTTAATCAGGGTCGCTACCGCGAAGCGGTGGAGGAGTTTGATCAGGCGTTGGTCTTGCTCGACGATCCGATCTTCTGGTGCAATCGCGCGGTGCCGCTGATGAAGCTCGATGAGATGGATGCCGCGCGCGAGAGCCTCGCCAGCTGTCGCGACGGGTTGCCCGCGGGCAGCGAGGATCGGGCGCAGGTCGACGCGCAGCTCGCGGCGCTCACCGTGGCGGTGCGTCAGGTGCGTGCGCGGGCCCGGGAGCTGGCGAGCTGGGAGAAGATGCCCCTGCCGGTGGTCGCGCCGAGGGTGGAAGAGGTTGAGGGGATGTCGGGCCGCAGTGTGGCCGGCTGGTCGGTGGCCGGCGCCGGAGTGGCGCTGGTGGGGGCGGCCTGGATCATTGACCTGCGCAGCGCGGGGGTGGTGGAGACGTTTCAGCAGGCCAGCGCGCAGGGGGGGAGTCGTGAGCGCTACGACGCGCTGCGCAGTGAGGTGGCGTTGCGTCAGCGAGTGGTCTGGTCGCTGGCCGGCGTGGGCGCCGCGGCGGCGCTGGTGGGAACGGGGCTGCTTACCTGGGATGTGCTCGCGGACGACGCGGAGCCGGGGTCGGGCGTACGTCTGGCGGTGGAGCCGGTGGGAGGTGCGGGCGTTGTGGGGGTGGGGGTGCGCTTGTCTCGCTGA
- the def gene encoding peptide deformylase: MASLLDIVLYPDDVLKTTCTPVDVVDDQVRQLVDNMVETMYAAPGIGLAAPQVNDTRRITVIDVSSREEGADSELITLINPQIVHRQGKIVWEEGCLSIPGVYDKVTRAETIVVQALDRDGSPFELEASELLAVCIQHEVDHLDGVLMLDHFSHLKRKLALKRYKKHLEALEEQKQQQAEKDASPT; encoded by the coding sequence ATGGCTTCGCTTCTCGACATCGTCCTCTACCCCGATGACGTCCTCAAAACGACTTGCACCCCGGTCGACGTGGTCGACGACCAGGTCCGCCAGCTCGTCGACAACATGGTCGAGACCATGTACGCCGCCCCCGGCATCGGACTGGCCGCTCCCCAGGTCAACGACACTCGCCGCATCACCGTAATCGACGTCTCCTCCCGCGAAGAAGGCGCCGACAGCGAGCTTATCACCCTGATCAATCCGCAGATCGTCCACCGCCAGGGCAAAATCGTCTGGGAAGAGGGCTGCCTCTCCATCCCCGGCGTCTACGACAAGGTCACCCGCGCCGAGACCATCGTCGTCCAGGCCCTCGACCGCGACGGCAGCCCCTTTGAGCTGGAAGCCAGCGAACTTCTCGCCGTCTGCATTCAACACGAAGTCGATCACCTCGACGGCGTGTTGATGCTCGACCACTTCAGCCACCTCAAGCGCAAGCTCGCCCTCAAGCGCTACAAAAAGCACCTCGAAGCGCTCGAAGAGCAGAAGCAACAACAGGCCGAAAAAGACGCCTCCCCGACCTAA
- a CDS encoding CatA-like O-acetyltransferase codes for MERIDLNTWKRRPHYEFFLGFEKPFFDVAARIDVSPLVELTRRSELRLFPTLLHTVCLAANDTDALRLRLIPEGVARVSRIAPSFTVMSDQGTFNYATAPLLDDLHQFNRTLQTHADRTRNLPELFLSDDDRLELIYVTSMPWLDFQSISHPFPGDRLDSAPRIAWGKVVPTPAGGFEATLQLTSHHALADGRDAAEFFEHLNRRLRALASLPHSPA; via the coding sequence GTGGAACGCATCGACCTCAACACCTGGAAGCGCCGCCCTCATTACGAGTTCTTCCTCGGCTTTGAGAAGCCCTTCTTCGACGTGGCGGCCCGCATCGACGTCTCCCCCCTGGTCGAACTGACCCGTCGCAGTGAGCTCCGCCTCTTCCCCACCCTCCTGCACACGGTCTGCCTGGCGGCCAACGACACCGACGCCCTCCGTCTGCGCCTCATCCCCGAGGGCGTGGCCCGCGTTTCCCGCATCGCCCCCTCCTTCACCGTGATGAGCGACCAGGGCACCTTCAACTACGCCACCGCCCCTCTGCTCGACGATCTCCACCAGTTCAATCGCACCCTGCAGACCCACGCCGACCGCACCCGCAACCTCCCCGAGCTCTTCCTCTCCGACGATGACCGCCTGGAGCTGATCTACGTCACCTCCATGCCCTGGCTCGACTTCCAGAGCATCAGCCACCCCTTCCCCGGCGATCGCCTCGACTCCGCACCCCGCATCGCCTGGGGCAAGGTCGTCCCCACGCCCGCCGGCGGCTTCGAGGCCACCCTCCAGCTCACCTCCCATCACGCCCTGGCCGATGGTCGCGACGCCGCCGAGTTCTTCGAACACCTCAACCGGCGCCTGCGCGCCCTGGCCTCCCTGCCCCACTCACCCGCGTGA
- the fmt gene encoding methionyl-tRNA formyltransferase, which produces MTAARSPLRIVYMGTPDFAVPALEKLIASSDHVVGVVTNPDRPRGRGKKLTPPPVKVAAERAGIEVYQPAKLRGPEVLEKLRAWSPDVIVVAAYGQILRTDVLLLPRYGCINIHASLLPGYRGAAPINWAIVNGEAEAGVTIMQMEKGLDTGPMLLKRKTPIEPLDTAQDLTERLADMGADLIVDVMRLIHLDSLNPIPQDDSLSSYAPMLKKSDGQIDFRKSAREVADLIRGMNPWPGTYAFLDNEGESEPERIKFHLAHAHDALANGSTLEVTPGTVIRADQDRLWIACGRGHIECLTLQAPGKRALPTADFLNGYALSAGQRFLLPAAPDAPTA; this is translated from the coding sequence ATGACCGCCGCCCGTTCGCCTCTGCGCATCGTGTACATGGGCACGCCGGACTTTGCCGTCCCGGCCCTCGAAAAACTCATCGCCTCCTCCGACCACGTGGTCGGCGTGGTGACCAACCCCGATCGCCCCCGCGGCCGGGGCAAGAAGCTCACCCCGCCCCCGGTCAAAGTCGCCGCGGAGCGCGCCGGCATCGAGGTGTATCAGCCCGCAAAGCTGCGCGGTCCCGAAGTCCTCGAAAAGCTGCGCGCCTGGAGCCCAGACGTGATCGTGGTCGCGGCTTACGGCCAGATCTTGCGCACCGACGTGCTCCTGCTGCCCCGCTACGGCTGCATCAACATCCACGCATCTCTGCTCCCGGGCTACCGGGGAGCGGCCCCCATCAACTGGGCCATCGTCAATGGGGAGGCCGAGGCCGGCGTGACCATCATGCAGATGGAAAAGGGCCTGGACACCGGCCCGATGCTCCTCAAACGCAAGACCCCCATCGAGCCCCTCGACACCGCTCAGGATCTTACCGAGCGCCTCGCCGACATGGGCGCCGACCTCATCGTCGATGTGATGCGACTGATCCACCTCGACAGCCTCAACCCGATTCCCCAGGACGACAGCCTCTCCTCCTACGCGCCGATGCTCAAAAAGAGCGATGGTCAGATCGACTTCCGAAAATCCGCCCGTGAAGTGGCCGACCTGATCCGCGGAATGAACCCCTGGCCGGGCACCTACGCCTTCCTGGACAACGAGGGTGAGAGCGAGCCCGAGCGCATTAAGTTTCACCTGGCCCATGCACATGATGCGCTCGCCAACGGATCGACCCTGGAAGTGACCCCGGGCACGGTGATTCGCGCCGACCAGGACCGACTCTGGATCGCCTGCGGCCGTGGCCACATCGAATGCCTCACCCTTCAGGCCCCCGGAAAGCGCGCCCTGCCCACGGCCGACTTCCTCAACGGCTACGCGCTAAGCGCCGGCCAACGCTTCCTCCTCCCTGCCGCACCCGACGCCCCCACCGCGTAA
- the rpe gene encoding ribulose-phosphate 3-epimerase produces MTTRQLRIAPSILSADFAHLADQCQAVIDAGADWLHVDVMDGHYVPNITIGLPVVEALRQALPDAFLDVHLMIDNPDDFVGPFARAGADLVSFHPETSRHPHRAIHTIKALGKKAGLAINPGTPLNWLDHLAHDLDLALIMSVNPGFGGQAFIPHTVDKIRQLTARLEALGADLDIEVDGGVSPSNAEQLRRAGANVLVAGSAVFGAPNYKQAIDAIRQQASLAG; encoded by the coding sequence ATGACCACCCGCCAGCTGCGCATCGCCCCCTCGATCCTTTCGGCTGACTTTGCCCACCTGGCCGACCAGTGCCAGGCGGTCATCGACGCCGGCGCCGACTGGCTGCACGTCGACGTGATGGACGGGCACTACGTGCCCAACATCACCATCGGCCTGCCGGTGGTCGAGGCCCTGCGCCAGGCCCTGCCCGACGCCTTCCTCGACGTGCACCTGATGATCGACAACCCCGACGACTTCGTCGGCCCCTTTGCCCGCGCCGGCGCCGATCTGGTCTCCTTTCATCCCGAAACCAGTCGCCACCCCCACCGCGCCATCCACACCATCAAAGCCCTGGGCAAAAAAGCCGGCCTGGCGATTAACCCGGGCACCCCGCTGAACTGGCTGGACCACCTGGCCCACGACCTGGACCTGGCCCTGATCATGAGCGTCAATCCCGGCTTTGGCGGCCAGGCCTTCATCCCCCATACCGTCGACAAAATCCGCCAGCTCACCGCGCGCCTGGAAGCCCTGGGTGCCGACCTGGACATCGAAGTCGACGGCGGCGTCAGCCCCTCCAACGCCGAGCAGCTCCGCCGCGCCGGCGCCAATGTCCTGGTCGCCGGGAGCGCCGTCTTTGGCGCCCCGAACTACAAACAGGCCATCGACGCCATCCGCCAGCAAGCCTCTCTCGCCGGGTGA
- the rsmB gene encoding 16S rRNA (cytosine(967)-C(5))-methyltransferase RsmB produces the protein MTTARTLALEVLSRIEQDDAYSHIALSNQLASAELDMRDRALATELVYGTLARQRSIDTVLSRFVSRKLDRLDMPVRLNLRMAAYQLIYLDRIPAHALVNDAVKLVKRACGQRTAGFANAVLRNMLRSKHKWAPFVESDRTHNPARYLGLKHSLPDWIASRLLDRHGLQRAEELAEAFAGRPPLYLRELANGVELPEGVRRLDAPPGALRAESSSPELRSLLEAHRLTIQDLGSQLIAHYCGAHAGQRVLDACCGLGGKSLLLASQLATGDTLVACDPLPSKLEMLANTLAALPIEPTVVLRQTTLQQLPAADGNFDVILVDAPCSGLGVIRRHPETRWRRSPADVDSLAELQTELLDHALQRLNPGGTLIYSVCTFTREEGPQQIERLLKRHPRLERAPLPERGFDWSPFVNERQELDLNPHDHDCDAFFAARVRLRST, from the coding sequence GTGACCACCGCCCGCACCCTCGCCCTGGAAGTGCTCAGCCGCATCGAACAGGACGACGCCTACAGCCACATCGCGCTCTCCAATCAGCTCGCCAGCGCCGAGCTCGACATGCGCGATCGCGCCCTCGCCACCGAACTGGTCTACGGCACGCTGGCCCGCCAGCGCTCCATCGACACGGTGCTCTCCCGCTTCGTCTCGCGCAAACTCGACCGCCTCGACATGCCCGTGCGACTCAACCTGCGCATGGCTGCCTACCAGCTGATCTACCTGGACCGCATCCCGGCCCACGCCCTGGTCAACGACGCTGTGAAGCTGGTCAAGCGCGCCTGCGGCCAGCGCACCGCCGGGTTTGCCAACGCCGTGCTCCGGAACATGCTCCGAAGCAAACATAAATGGGCCCCCTTCGTGGAGTCCGACCGCACGCACAATCCCGCCCGATATCTGGGCCTGAAGCACTCCCTCCCCGACTGGATCGCCTCCCGGCTCCTCGATCGCCATGGCCTGCAACGCGCCGAAGAACTCGCCGAAGCCTTCGCCGGCCGACCGCCCCTCTACCTGCGCGAACTCGCCAACGGCGTGGAACTTCCCGAAGGCGTCCGACGTCTCGATGCTCCCCCGGGAGCACTGCGCGCGGAGAGTTCCTCACCAGAGTTGCGTAGCCTGCTCGAAGCACACCGCCTTACCATCCAGGATCTGGGCAGCCAGCTCATCGCCCACTACTGCGGCGCCCACGCCGGCCAGCGCGTCCTCGACGCCTGCTGCGGCCTGGGGGGTAAATCGCTCCTCCTCGCCAGCCAGCTCGCCACCGGCGACACGCTGGTGGCCTGCGACCCGCTGCCCTCCAAACTCGAGATGCTCGCCAACACCCTGGCGGCCCTCCCCATTGAACCGACCGTCGTCCTGCGCCAGACGACCCTGCAACAACTCCCGGCGGCCGACGGAAACTTCGACGTGATCCTGGTCGACGCCCCCTGCTCCGGCCTGGGCGTGATCCGCCGCCATCCCGAGACCCGCTGGCGTCGCTCCCCGGCCGATGTCGACAGCCTGGCCGAGCTGCAGACCGAGCTCCTCGACCACGCCCTCCAACGCCTCAACCCCGGTGGCACACTCATCTACAGCGTCTGCACCTTCACCCGCGAAGAGGGCCCCCAACAGATCGAACGCCTGCTTAAACGCCACCCCCGGCTGGAGCGCGCGCCCCTCCCGGAGCGCGGCTTTGACTGGTCTCCCTTCGTCAACGAGCGCCAGGAGCTGGACTTAAACCCTCACGACCACGACTGCGACGCCTTCTTTGCGGCGCGCGTGCGCCTGCGCTCCACCTGA
- a CDS encoding response regulator — protein MALSADHHPEEPIADRTELEELRRRHQTLMRGIELLSQGGAQKGFSAVVGLLDDLVGGEGGAVLTVRDDGELTVVAASDPRLGNLQWWVGALTESVLEGTSLVLEDVRDSAAWKTMLATVEVPVASVMMVNVGTALNPALWLCVHSEPQRFGEEELARAEAMRGLLTQALVGWMAGRRWAMMSHELRTPINAMIGYAEMLGEELGARGAGHVLEKLSRIEQSGAEVLGIVSNLVALAQLEAGNVEVEVRALIFDDVVDAVIEQMSEVAQRRGIELRVERPESVGGVHGDSEKLHQLLTGVLGEAVRFTTADEVSVRLSLEEDRVGFEVVDLSPGRRGRARRLEQAVVRQLGELLGVSYDVERSLRRGTVVKLGIPRAWVGEGAEEPGSVQTLVAEESGKVVLVIDDDRDTRGVLKRTLERVGHRVVCARDGREGLRLAAEVRPDVITLDVMMPRMDGWSVLGRLKEDPRLRNIPVIMLTFVDEKQRGLAYGADHFMSKPVDRRELIEVMQAYESAAQDGDVLVVEDDEASRQMLVRHLEREGFKVSAACNGAEALARLESIEPSLVFLDLMMPQVDGFEFLRRFRERPAFRDVPVVVMTAKYLTAEDYTRLAGNATQVIQKGGGEYMSLLEELRDLVMRLTRGKASRG, from the coding sequence GTGGCATTGAGTGCAGATCATCACCCAGAGGAGCCGATCGCTGATCGTACCGAGCTGGAAGAGCTGCGCCGGCGCCATCAGACCCTGATGCGTGGCATCGAGTTGCTCAGCCAGGGCGGGGCCCAGAAGGGATTTTCCGCGGTGGTGGGGCTGCTCGACGATCTGGTCGGCGGAGAAGGCGGGGCCGTCTTGACGGTGCGCGATGACGGGGAACTCACCGTGGTGGCGGCCAGCGATCCGCGGCTGGGTAATCTTCAATGGTGGGTGGGAGCGTTGACCGAGTCGGTGCTCGAGGGCACCTCGCTGGTGCTCGAAGATGTGCGTGATAGTGCCGCCTGGAAGACGATGCTCGCCACGGTGGAGGTTCCGGTGGCGTCGGTGATGATGGTGAATGTGGGGACGGCGCTGAACCCGGCGTTGTGGCTCTGTGTGCATTCGGAGCCGCAGCGTTTTGGGGAGGAGGAACTCGCGCGTGCCGAGGCGATGCGGGGCTTGCTGACCCAGGCGCTGGTCGGTTGGATGGCGGGCCGGCGCTGGGCGATGATGAGTCATGAGCTGCGTACGCCGATCAATGCGATGATCGGGTATGCGGAAATGCTCGGCGAGGAGCTGGGAGCGCGGGGCGCCGGACACGTGCTGGAGAAGCTCTCACGGATTGAGCAGTCGGGGGCCGAGGTGCTCGGGATTGTGAGCAATCTTGTGGCGCTGGCGCAGCTGGAAGCGGGCAACGTCGAGGTGGAGGTGCGGGCGCTCATCTTTGATGACGTGGTCGACGCGGTGATTGAGCAGATGAGTGAGGTGGCGCAGCGCCGAGGGATTGAGCTGCGGGTGGAACGACCGGAATCGGTTGGCGGGGTCCACGGTGATTCGGAGAAGTTGCATCAGCTGCTGACCGGGGTTTTAGGTGAGGCGGTGCGCTTTACGACGGCCGACGAAGTGTCGGTGAGGTTGAGTCTGGAGGAGGATCGGGTCGGCTTTGAGGTGGTGGATCTTTCGCCGGGGCGTCGGGGGAGGGCGCGACGTCTGGAGCAGGCGGTGGTCCGGCAACTCGGTGAGCTGCTGGGGGTGAGCTATGATGTGGAGCGAAGCCTGCGCCGGGGGACGGTGGTGAAGCTGGGGATTCCACGGGCCTGGGTGGGGGAGGGGGCCGAGGAGCCCGGGAGTGTTCAGACGCTGGTCGCCGAGGAAAGCGGCAAGGTTGTGCTGGTCATTGACGACGATCGCGACACGCGTGGGGTGCTCAAGCGTACGCTGGAGCGGGTGGGACACCGGGTGGTCTGTGCGCGTGATGGGCGGGAGGGGCTTCGGCTGGCAGCGGAGGTGCGCCCCGATGTGATCACGCTTGATGTGATGATGCCGCGGATGGACGGGTGGTCGGTGCTGGGACGTCTGAAAGAGGACCCCAGGCTGCGCAACATCCCGGTGATCATGCTGACCTTCGTCGACGAGAAGCAGCGCGGGCTGGCGTATGGGGCGGACCACTTTATGTCCAAGCCCGTCGATCGCCGTGAGCTGATCGAGGTGATGCAGGCCTATGAGAGCGCGGCTCAGGATGGCGATGTGCTGGTGGTCGAAGACGACGAGGCCTCCCGTCAGATGCTGGTGCGGCATCTGGAGCGCGAGGGCTTTAAGGTGAGCGCGGCCTGCAACGGGGCGGAGGCGCTGGCGCGGCTGGAGTCGATTGAGCCGAGTCTGGTCTTTTTGGACCTGATGATGCCCCAGGTCGACGGATTTGAGTTTTTGAGGCGCTTTCGCGAGCGCCCCGCGTTTCGCGACGTGCCGGTGGTCGTGATGACTGCCAAGTACCTCACCGCCGAGGACTACACTCGCCTGGCCGGCAACGCGACGCAGGTGATTCAGAAAGGGGGCGGGGAGTACATGAGCCTGCTGGAAGAGCTTCGCGATCTGGTGATGCGGCTGACCCGGGGGAAGGCCTCACGCGGGTGA